The following is a genomic window from Polaribacter atrinae.
ACACATAATACAATTACATATAAATATCAATAGCTATTTCTGTACCTCTATTTACTAAAAAAAGAGCCTTATTATTGTTACATATTTTAAAAAATGACAAAGGTGTCCTCACTAATTAATAGATAAATATTATAAAATAATTCTTCCCTTTTATTTGTGCATTTGTCAACTTAATACTAATTTTGCTTCCCCTCAACTGCGCCCCTAAGCAGATTTCACAATATCCCCTACGTATTTTTTAAATTTTAACAACTCCCCCAAAGAACTATAAAATCAAAAAAACCATGAAAAATAATACTTTTCAGGTATGTGAATTTGGGGAAATTCAATACCTATTAAAAAACAAAGCATTACACCTAACTTTACTTACATTATTAGCATTTTCGAACTTTTTTACTACAAATGCTCAGGACACTAATGATAATATTTCTTTTTATAAAAAATTCTCAGGTGCTAACCTAACTTATAAACAAATAGGGAATAGCGAAATTAAATATAACACAGATCCAAATGACACTTCCTGTTCTAAAAACGACGGTGCAGCTACGAGCGCTAATTTAACATTACCTGAAGATGCTTTAATACAAGCTGTTTACATACAATGGTTTGCACTTGTAAAGCATAATCGAAAAAATATAGAAGAATACGCACCTTTATCAAACTCAATACCCATCACTTATCCTGACGGAACAACAGAAACCATTTATAGCGATAAAAGCTACAGAGAAAGTATTACATCTAACTCTACAACCCTTCGCCCAATATACGAAGGCCAATTAGCCGATATTACCGAACAGGTAAAAGCTAAAGGAGCAGGAACCTATAAAGCAGATATAATATTAAATAACGACTATAATGCCTTATTAAAAGCATGTGCCTATTCTCAAGAAAATGTAAGAGCTTGGCAAATGTTGGTAGTATATAAATCTCCTACAGATGAGAGCGGTATAAATCAAGTATATGTATATGATGGTTTAAAAAATTTTTTAAATCAAACTATAAAAGTGCCCGTAACTGACTATAAAGTATATAGTGGTGATACCGCTGGTAGTATTTCTGTTGGTTCATTACAAGGAGCAGCAAATCTAACGGGAGAATATATAAATGTTTCAGACAATTCGTTTTCTAATTTCCCTGCTGATTTTTCAAATTCTGGAGGTGTTTCTGACCCAGCACCTGGTGCAAACGGAACAAATAGAAGTGCTTATGGAGGTTGGGATATTGATGTTATGAACAGTAACTTCACACCAAACACTACTAACTTAAATTTATATGCAGGATCTAAAGGAGACCTTATATTAATAGACTTAATTGTTTTAAAAATACCAACTGGAGGTTTAGTTGTAACAAAAAAAACAACCACACCTAATGTTAATATTGGTGAAAACGGTACCTACGAAATAACTTTAACAAACGCGACTAATGTAGATTTAAAAGGTATAAAAGCCAAAGATATTCTACCCACAGGTTTCACCTATGTATCTGGAGCCAATGTTGTGTTAAACAATGCTAGACAAACTGCTACAACAAAACCACAAGTAGGAGATACTACACTAAATTGGGGTACTTTTGATATTGATGGTAAAGGAAGTGTAACCATTATCTTTGATATAGCAGTCCCTGAAAACCAAAATTTAGGAACCTATCAAAACGGAGTAACAGCTACTGTTACAAGTCCAAATGATACAGTTATTACAAATTATGATTCTGGAGACTCTACAAATGATGACATAACCGTAGGGAATCGTTGTGATGCAGCTTCTTCTGGTAACTTAGATACAGACGGAGATGGTATTAGTGACATTTGTGATTTAGATGACGACAACGATGGTATATTAGATGTTGATGAAGATACTTGTGATATCTATGGAACTCCTTTACTTAATGAAGATTTTGGAATAGGAAACAATATAAGTACTCCTTTATCTGGAGGAGCGTCTACAAATTATAACTATTTAGAATTAAAAAATCCACGTAGCAATAATACTAGTCGTGATTTACAGGATGACCTTTACGCAGTATTTAATAACATCCCTAACTCTGCAAGTTGGGCAGATGATAAATGGCAAACTGTAGGAGATCACACAAGTGGTAACTTAACACCTACAAATGACAATATGTTAATGGTAAATGCAGGTAAAACACTTGATGTTATTTATCAGAAAACAATATCAGGTATTACAGCCGGTGCACTTTTAGATGTATCTTTTTGGGTCTTAAATTTAGATGTTGATAATAACATTAATAATGATCCTCTTAGAGTTTTACCTAACATACAAATAGAACTTTGGCAAAACGGAGTACTTTTAGGTCCTCCTGTAAATACAGGAAACATTGTTAGAGAAGAAGCAGGCAGTAAAGATGCATGGAAATATTATGGTACAAAAGCACCTTTAACTACATTAAATAGCAGCAATATAACCGTTGTTATTAGAAACAACACGAAAGCAGAATATGGAAACGATTTAGCTATTGATGATATTCTAGTAAGACAATTATGTAATACAGATTCAGATGGAGATGGGATCCCTAATCGTTTAGATTTAGACTCAGATAACGATGGTATTCCAGATGTTATAGAAGCTGGTGGTAAAGACGACAACAATGATGGGATGGCAGATGGAGTAGTTGGTACAACACCATCAACTAACGGAATTCCACAAAGTGCAGGTACAGGTAATACACCAACATCTACAGACGGAGATGGCATACCAGATTATCTAGACATAGATGCAGACAATGATGGTATACCAGATAATATAGAAGTACAAACTTCTGCTAATTACATAAAACCTAGTGGAAAAGGAACCAATATGACAGATACCAATAAGAACGGTATAGATGATAATTATGAAATAAATGGTAACGTTTTTGTTCCAATTGATACCGACGGAGATGAAACACCAGATTACTTAGACACAGACTCAGACAATGATCAAATCTTAGATATTGAGGAAAATGGTCATCCTGCTAATGCAATTTTAGATGTAAATGCAGATGCTGATGGAGATGGTTTAAATGATCTTTTTGATAATAATTTAGACAATCCTAATACTGGTTTTACAGTAAATGACGGATTTTTAAGCCCAAACAATAAGGTAACCAACCTAACAAGCTTAGAAAACTCTTTTGGAGATGAAGACAATGATTTTAATCCAGGAAACGGAGACCTTAATTATAGAGATATCAAAGATAATGACAATGATGGTATTCCTGATGCTATTGACTTAGATGATGACAACGACGGTATTCCTGATCTTATTGAAAGCGGAAGTAATAACCCTGATGGAGATGAAGATGGAGACGGTATTCCAAACTACTTAGACACTACAGATAATGGTAATGCTGGCGACGGAAGTGCAACAAACTATACCGATTCTAACAATGATGGTATTCCTGATGTATATGATACAGATAAAGACGGTGTTCCAAATCACTTCGATTTAGACTCAGACAACGACGGAATTCCAGATATTGTAGAAGCAGGTGGCGAAGATACAGATGGTAATGGTAAAGTAGATGATATCAAAACAGATGACACCCTTAAAAATGATGCTAATAAAAACGGTTTAGACGATCGTTATGATGGCAGCGAAGGAGGAAATAACCTTACCAACACAGATACAGATGGAGATGGAATTCCAAACAGTCAAGATTTAGATTCAGACAACGACGGAATTACAGATGTTATTGAAGCAGGCGGATCAGATACAAATAGAGACGGAATTGCAGATAATTTTGTAGATACAGACAATGACGGATTTAACGACCTTGTAGATGGAGATGTTGGTCAAGATGGTAATTCAGAAAACACTGCAAATGCACTAATTCTTACAGGTGATGACGCTAATAATGATGGAACACCAGACTCATATCCAAATGGAGACGCAGATGGTGATGGTAAATTAAATCACTTAGATATTGATGCGGATAATGATGGAATTCCAGATAATATTGAAGCACAACCTTCTATTGGATATATAGCTCCTAGTAATCCTAACGGAGCAATGATTGATGTTAATAAAAATGGTGTAGATGATAATTATGAAGGAAGTGGTATTGGTTTTATTCCAGAAAACACAGACAGTGCCAATGATAATATTCCAGATTATTTAGACACCGATTCAGATAATGATGGGGTTCCTGACATTGCAGAAAACGGACATCCTGCTAATGCAATTCTAGATATTACCGCAGATACGGATGGAGATGGACTAAATGATCTTTTTGATGATAATAATGATCCAACAAACACTAGAATTACTGTAAATGATGGTTTAAACCCTAATAACAAAGTAACAAATACAGCTACTTTAGAGGCTAGTTTTGGTGATATAGATAACGATTTTAACCCCGGTACTGGAGATCTAGATTATAGAGACAAGCTAGAAGCTGCTAATGTTATGATTACGCAAGTATATCAGTTTGGTTCAGAAAGATGGATCGAAATTACAAACGTAGGTTCTGTAGATATACCTGCAGATAATATAAAAATACATTTATATAAAAATACATCTCTTAATGATCTAACAAATATAGAACCAGATGCTTCAGATAAAGTTAACTCTGTACTACAAGTTGGTAAATCGGTATTATTTAAAAATAGCGCAAATTCTATTATTACAAATTTAGGAAATGCAGATATTATACAAAATAATGACTTAACAGAGTTTGATGGAGCAGATGATATTATTGTACTTTCATCTGCAGATGGACTTTATGCATGGGCAAAAAGGTATGACCTTGTTGCTAACATTGCCAACAAAACTTCTTTTGTTAGAATAGACGAATCTTCTGCACCTAATAAAACGTACACAGAAGATGAATGGGTAGTGTTTGTAGACGATGCTATAAATTCATACCAATCTGGATACGGAACGGGAGACAACAGTACAAAAAGACATTCTCAAGATCCATTAATTTCAGAAATAAAAGATTCTAACACAGAAGCTAACACATTGTTAGGCTTACATAGAATTGAAGAAACCACTACAAATACGGATGATACTTGGGATAACGGTTATCCAGATAGATCTCGTTATGTTGTAATTGATAAAAATTACACACATACAGACACTAGATTAAGTGCTCGAAAACTAAACGTTGATGCAAGTGCAAAATTAACAGTAACAGATCAATTATTAGTAGTTACAAATGATATTGAATTAAACGGAGAAATTCGTTTATCAGGTTCGTTAGCACAATTAATACAAACACATAACAATACAAGTGCAGTTACTGGTAATGGACAATTATTTGTAGATCAAAACTCAGAAGTACCAAGTAAATACCGTTATAACTATATGAGTTCTCCGGTTACTACTTTAAATAAGGCAACCTATTCTTTAGAAACTGTTCTTAGAGATGGTACTGATTTATACAACCCTAAAACAATTAATTTTGTTTCTGGTTATGATGGTTCATATACAGGAACCAACATATCGTTAGCTGATTATTGGGTATATACCTATGCTCCTGCTAGCAACGGAAGAGCAAATTGGTCGCATAAATATAAAAACGGACTTATTGATAGAGGTGATGGTTATACTTTTAAAGGTCCTGGAAGAAACCAAAACTATACATTTGTAGGGACACCAAATGATGGTGAGTTTACAACAAAAAATATAACTGCCGGTCAATCGTATTTAATAGGGAACCCTTTCCCTTCTGCTTTAAATGCAAGAAAATTCTTGGATGACAATAACGATTTAATATCAACACTTTATTTTTGGCAACATGTAGCAGAAACAGAAGCATCTGGAACTGCTGGCCATAACTTTGGAGGATATATTGGTGGTTATGCTGCTCAAAACGTAAGTATGGCAACAGCAGTAAAAACAGGTGAAGTAGGTCCTGTTGACTACACGTTAGAAGCTAAACATGTGCCTGATGCAGATACAGATGGTTTTAAATTATCACTTCTAGATATTATAGGTACAGTCGTTTCTTTAAATGATAGAAATTTTATTAAATTTTCGAATATACCTAGAGGAGTAGAAACTTTAAAAATAAATTACGCATCATCCTTTACTAAAACTTTTAACATAAAAATTAATAACGTAGATAAAGGAGAGTTTACTTTTCCTTCTACTGGTCTATTTTACAGTAATATAACATTTAAATTATGCATACCTGCTGGTAGTGATATTACTTTTACAGGAACCAACGATAATGGATTTTTGCGTATGAATAATTTAACATTTCAAGATGATGATGGGCTTATTTCTTGCGTAGCGAACTCTGGTGGTAGTGAGTATGCTAATTTATATAAAACGCCAGAGCCTTATATTGCAATTGGCCAAGGGTTCTTTGTTGAGGGGATTAGCACTGGAGAAATTAAATTTAATAATAGTCAAAGAGAATATAAAACAGAAGGAGATGGTAAATCTATATTCTTAAAAAGCGATCAGAAAACAGCTCTAAAAGCAGTTAACAACAACCTATCTATATTAAAATTAGGAATGAGCTACTCTAATGATGAAGGAAGCAATTTACACCGTCAAATAGGAATTTCTTTTAATCAGGCAAATTCTTTTGAATATGAAAAAGGGTATGACTCTGAAATGTATGATGTGAATACTACAGATTTCTATTGGAAATTCCCGAACAATAACAGTAAATATGTAATTGCAGGAGTCCAAGAAATAACAAACGCACTAGAAGTACCTTTAGAACTTGTAGTAAATAAAAATAGTATTGTTCTTATTGGTATAGATGAAATAAATAACATCAACCAAAATGTATATATCAAAGACAAATTAACAGGTAAAACACAGAAAATAAATGATATTAATGCAGCATATCAATTAAAAGAAGGTACTTACACAGACAGATTTGTTTTGGCTTTTGAAGCAACAGAAGATACTGCGCTTAGTGTAGAAGAAGATCTACTTGCTAGACAAACCAATATTTATGCAGATAACAAAAACAACAAAATTGTAATTTCTAAAAATCAAGAAGTGTATATCAATAATGTTGAATTGTTTGATATTCTTGGTAAAAAAATAAGTCTTTGGACTATTAAAGAACAAAAAGAAACCTACCAATTAGAAATCAAAAAACAAATACCAACTGGTATTTACATTGTTAAAATGAACACAGATAAAGGAACAATAAATAAGAAAGTAGTAATTGAATAGCAAATACTCCATACCTCTAGTTCAAAAATGAGGTGTCGATTTAATAAAAAACTCTAAAGACAATAATCTTTAGAGTTTTTTTTTAGGAAATTTTTAATGGCAATATTAGTTCTATTACCCCCAACTATTAAAGTTCTTTTCTGAATAGTACTAGTACTCATTCCAAAAAGTCTTGGTTGTTTTTAGAATGCAAGCCAACCTCTACTATTATAAATCATCTACAGAATTATACGATGTAATAATATGTAATGTGATAATTAAAAGGACCTAATATATGATACCTACTTCAATACAGTTAGGTTCTATCAATAGAACAAATAATTGTAATTAGATGTTAATATTTTTATGAGGAAAAAGAGGTTGTATCCTTAAAGGTTTCTTTTAAATAATCTACCAATTTAAAATCTTCTTTTTTAATACCTAACTTATTTGTAATTCGATATCTTTTACTCTCTACAGATCTAACAGAGGTGTTTAAGAAAACACTAATCTCTTTCGTTTTAAAGCCCATAAATAGATAGTAACATATAATCACTTCAGAAGGATTTAACTCTGGGTGTTTTATAGACATTTGATTAAAAAACTCTGCATTAAGATTATTTATTAAATCTAAATGATCTTCGCCTTTTACTAAAAGAACAGAAGAACTATGATGAATATCTTTATGAAGGCTTTTAATTTTATTTCTTTAGTCATCTATATTTGTAATTGAAGAAATGTTTTTAATTTCCTTCTTTAAATCTACGATATAGTTTTCTAAGCTTTTAACTTTAATTTATCATGATTATTCTCAATTAGAGAATATTCTCTTCTCCGTTTAGAAAAATCTTTTAAAACTCTTTTTAGACTCTTATATTTTACAAAAACAAAAACAACACCTACTACTAAAAGAGTAACTAAAAATGCAATCCAATTTCTATTTAAAAAATTCTTCTTAGTTTCTACTTCTAGAATTTTAGAATTCTTTATAAATGATTCATTAATATTATAACTGGCATTTATGTTTTCATTAATTAAGTTTTGATTATGGTTTTTAAGGGAATCTATATAATTGTTCTTATTTTGTGTGTCCTTTAATTCTTCATAATATGCAATATAATTTTTAAACTGATTTTCCTTATCAAAATTATTCATGTAAAGACGCATATCATCTACCTTTTTTAAATAAAAAGCCGTAGAATCTAATTCCTTTCTAGTCAAAAACATCTTAGAAAAACTGATATTTAAAGAAACATCATGTATTTTATAAAGGTATTTTGTAATGGTAGTATCGTTCTCTAAAGTTTTAAAATCAGTATAATATTTTATTCTATTTGCATCATCATTTAGATCTACAAAATTAGTTACAAGCATAAATAAAGCATATAACTGATAAAAAGAATCCTCTTTTATTGACTTATAACAATCTAACTTAGAACGGATTAATTCGTTACTTTTTTTGTAATTCTTATTATACAACTCAATGTATGCTTTCATTTGCATTACATCTATCAAGCCATATTTATGATTGTATAGAATTTTTCTGCTTTTTTAAGATAATTTAAGGCAGAAGTATCCTTTTTAACAATATATAAATTATAGAATAACTCTATGCTAGCTGCACCAGCTAACTCATAATTCTTCTCTAATTCTGCATATTTTAGTCCAAGAATATTATAATGATAAACTTCGGCACTCCTATTTAAGTGACTACTTAAAACTGCTTTAAGATGATAATAATCTGCAAGTTTACCTTTAATATTTTTTTCTAAAGGATTAGGGATAGAATCTAGAAATTGCTCAGCTATTCTTGGGTAATTATCTATTCTATTGCTCGCAGAATCTATATATTTTAAATAAACACCACTAGATTCCTGAGCATAAAAATTTATGCTTAGAAAAAAGATTATCAGCTTAAAAATGCTGTTATTATTATTTTTAATCAAAATAAGCGGAGACTTTATAATTTGTTAGGATAATAAACAAAAATAGTAAAGTTTCATTAACAACCATAACGATTAATAACTTTAACCTAAAAAAGAAAGATAAGAAGTTCTATGACAATATTTTATAAAAGCACTATAAAACCAACACTAATTTTATTATTAATGTGCGTAGTTAGTGAGTAGTAGAAAACAAGAACTATTCTTTTAAACTTATTCATATTTGTACTTTTAATTAATTCTCTATTTTAAAAGCATGTTTGATTCTTTAATGAGACAAAAATATTTTTAGAAAATAATTTATGATTACAAATAAACGTTTAACTATTTTACCCAATAGTTGATCTAAAAATAGTTGATTCGATATACACCTACCAAAATGTAGAGCATATCAAAACTGAATTCATGAAGACATTATTTTAATAAATACAGAAATGTATGATGTAAATAAATATTGATGAGTTAGGTATTACCAATTTCTAATAAAGCAGAATTAACTCTATCTAATAAAATTTTACCAGTAGTAAGTAATTTTACAATTGTTGTAGCAGAAAGTAGTTGGGGGACTAGGTTTGGCTAATGTGTTCCTTCTAATCGAGGGGAAACACATTAACAATTACTACTACTGGTTTTTTCTAATTTAAGTGCTTTTAAATAAAAAATATCGCAATTATTAATATTGACAAGCACAACACACTTCAAGAAAAAAAGGAATATCTAACTTAAATACTCTCTAATTAAATAGCGACTAAAGAGCGTGATACCAAAGTGCGTAGCTTGTGCGTAGTTTTATTTATTGACCCCGAATGTTTTTAAATTAAAAAAATATGATATTTGTATTAACATATTTTTAACATTAAATAAAACATGAAAAATACATTACACAAAGTTTATTTTATTCTTTATTGGTTGCTTTCAAGTAAATGCACAAACTATAAATTATAAAAAAGAAGCTTCTAAAGAAAATAGTAACTTCTTTGAGATTGTAAAGAAAACTATTTAAATTTATTTGAAAACAACTCCAATACAAAAGCAAGATCTTCTTCTACAACAAAGCCTTGGGTACAAATTGGTCCAACTGCAATCGTAGAAAAAAATGGTAATTTTGATTATCCAGGTCCTGGTAGAGTAGATGTTGTAGCAATAGATCCTGCAAATTCTAATATTATGTACATTGGTACTCCTTCTGGTGGTTTGTGGAAAACTACAGATAAAGGTGCTACTTGGTCTCCAAAAACAGATCACTTAGCTGGTATGGGAGTTACTGATATTTTAATTGCCCCTACATCTACCACACCTACTAGCGCTACTACAACTGCTAATAATACGCTTTATATGGCAACGGGAGATAGAGACAGCAAACACGTTAGCTCTATAGGTTTATTTAAGTCTACAAATAGTGGAGAAACTTGGACTGTTTTACCTGATTTCAGTTTTTCATTAAGTCAAAATGAATACATTAGAGATATTAGTTTTTTACCAGGAACACCTACTACTCTTTTTGCATTAACAAATGACAGAATAAGAAAATCTACCGATAGTGGTGCTACATGGTACGATGCCGGATTTACACATGCAAATGGTTATAATGAAGAATTTCAAACAATTGTTTTTCAACCATCTAACACTAACATCGTTGTGGTTTCTGATGTCTGGGGAGGCTTATGGTATTCTAATGATGCTGGAGATAATTTTGTACAACATAGTGTATTTAAAGCTCCAGTGAATACTAACGGAGACTACCCTACACAAAACATATTAAGACTTACAGCTACACCTGCGGATAATCTTCATTTTTATGGAATAGATCAAAATGGTATGTTCAAAAAATTTAGTTTTTCTTTTGCTGATGATGCTTCAGATTTAGTTAAAAATATACATGTTACAGCAGATATTAATGGCACTCCTACTCCGTTTGATTCTCAAAGTGGATAAATACAATGTATTGCTGTTTCTCCTGCAGATTCAGATGACTTAATGGTGGGTGGTGTACAAGGATGGAAATCGATAGATAATGGAGATAGTTTTACTCCTGTTTTAAATGCATATTCTAATCCACTACCTGCTGGTCAAATTCATGTGCATGCAGATCATCACTTTTTATTATTTACAGATGACTCTCATATTATTAATGGAAATGATGCAGGACTTAGAATGGGCTCTTTTTCACCAACTTCAGATTTAGATGTCCCGGATATTTCTAGTGGTTTAATTATTACACAATCTTTTAATATTGCAATTACCCATGGTTTAAATGGCGATGATTATATGATGGCAAACCAAGATAATGATGGTTTTTCTAAAGTTTCACAGGGCGGAACACAAAAATGGGTTGCAGCTGTAGCCGGAGATGGAACAGGAACAGCTATAGACATTGACAACCCAAATATTAGATATTTAGGAGGAACAAGCGGACAATTAAACAGAACCGATGATGGTTACCAACTTCATTACGAAAATGCTACACAAGTATTACCTGAAGATAAAGATAATGCAGCTTTTATTTCTCCAATAGAACTACACCCTACTGTTGCTGCAACAGTTTATGTAGGCCATGGAGATGTTAAAAAATCTACTAACAGAGGTGGCACTTGGACAAGCTTAAACTCAGGATTAACAATGACAGAGTTTTTAGATGTTTCTCTTAACAACTCTAATGTTAGAATATTTGCTATTGGTGAAGTTGCTGAAACCTCTACACTTAAAAGAAGTATAGATGACGGTGCAACTTGGTCTACCATAGCAAGCCCTAGTGGCGCTAAGATTAATAGCGTATATGCAGTACCTAATACAAACACAGTATATGCAACAGTAAAAAGTTACAGTGCAGGAAATAAAGTGTATAAAAGTATAAATAACGGAGATACTTGGACAAATATTAGTGGCGACTTACCTAATATCATCATGTTTAAAGTTATTTTAGATCCAAATAAAACTAATGAAACTATTTATTTAGCTACAGAAATAGGTGTTTATTTTACCGACAATTCTACTACTAACTGGTCTAAACTAGCTACAGATTTACCAAATGTAAGAATTAGTGATATTAAGATAAGTCCAAATAACGGAAACATTTATGTAGGTACTTTTGGTAGAGGAATGTGGGTTTATAACGACCAAAAATACTTTGATAATACTATTCCTGCAAACGTATATTGGTCAGACACTTCTAGTTGGGAAGGTAAAACTTTACCAACAACTGCAGATGATGTTTTTATAAAAACATCCGAAGAGGTAACTTTAGATTCTAATGGTGCCGTTGCAAAATCTTTAGAAATTGCAGACGGTGGTTATTTAAATATTGAAAAAAATGCTGACTTAACAGTTGAAAATGATGTTGATTCTCATTCTACAAATAGCGGTATATACATATATTCTGATACAGCTAATAGTGGTGTATTAATTGCAAAAGGAAATAGCACAGGTAAAGTAACCTATGTTAGAGGTGGTTTATTAGCTTCTAAATGGAGTCTTGTTACACCACCCGTTACAGGACAAAAAGTAAAAGATTTTGCTTTATATGCTAATAATGATATCAGAAAGAATACAGATACTGGGGCAGATCCAAACAGATATGCAATTGCTAAATATAATGATGCAAATGCAACCAATGAAAAATGGGAATATTTTGATGTAAACATTGATGCAGATGTAGAGTTCGAAAAAGGTATTGGATATTCTATGTCTAAAGGAACAGATGGTGAAGTTACTTTTACAGGTACTATACAAACAAGTTCTTTAAATATAGATGCCACGCATAACAAATGGGTTGCAGTTGGTAATCCTTTTACAGCATATTACCCAGCAAATAAAGAAGCTACAGGAAACTTTATTTTAGAAAACACAACAAAACTTGCAGTTGATGCGCCAGCAGTATATGTTTGGGAAAATAGCCAAGAAAAATATGTTGCTTTTACAAATGATGCTTCTGCAGATTTAAAAGTATTGGCTCCA
Proteins encoded in this region:
- a CDS encoding WD40/YVTN/BNR-like repeat-containing protein — encoded protein: MVGGVQGWKSIDNGDSFTPVLNAYSNPLPAGQIHVHADHHFLLFTDDSHIINGNDAGLRMGSFSPTSDLDVPDISSGLIITQSFNIAITHGLNGDDYMMANQDNDGFSKVSQGGTQKWVAAVAGDGTGTAIDIDNPNIRYLGGTSGQLNRTDDGYQLHYENATQVLPEDKDNAAFISPIELHPTVAATVYVGHGDVKKSTNRGGTWTSLNSGLTMTEFLDVSLNNSNVRIFAIGEVAETSTLKRSIDDGATWSTIASPSGAKINSVYAVPNTNTVYATVKSYSAGNKVYKSINNGDTWTNISGDLPNIIMFKVILDPNKTNETIYLATEIGVYFTDNSTTNWSKLATDLPNVRISDIKISPNNGNIYVGTFGRGMWVYNDQKYFDNTIPANVYWSDTSSWEGKTLPTTADDVFIKTSEEVTLDSNGAVAKSLEIADGGYLNIEKNADLTVENDVDSHSTNSGIYIYSDTANSGVLIAKGNSTGKVTYVRGGLLASKWSLVTPPVTGQKVKDFALYANNDIRKNTDTGADPNRYAIAKYNDANATNEKWEYFDVNIDADVEFEKGIGYSMSKGTDGEVTFTGTIQTSSLNIDATHNKWVAVGNPFTAYYPANKEATGNFILENTTKLAVDAPAVYVWENSQEKYVAFTNDASADLKVLAPGQGFFIKMKPSGTDEIVTFNNAYLGTKTSLTGNHTFSKITKTTPYIKLYIAKGAIKVNTDIIFSEDATTGFDAGKDIINFNSSAFDLTTKLLDNSSDKDYTIQSIPNNDYENQIVPLNLKGKANEEITFSALNSNLPEG